GGTCATCTGGCCCTTGAGCAGGCGGATCAGGCAGACGAACAGGAAGATCGTGCCGATGATGACATGCGCACCGTGAAAGCCGGTGGCCATGAAGAAGGTGCCGGCATAGACCGTGTCGGCCAGGCCGAAGGCGGCATGGCTGTATTCATAGGCCTGCAGCCCGGTGAAGCAGATGCCCAGGATCACCGCGACGATCAGCCCGTTGATCGTGGTCTTGCGGTCGCCGTCATGCACGAAGGCATGGTGCGCCCAGGTCACGGCGACGCCCGAAAGCAGCAGGATCAGCGTGTTGATCAGCGGCAGGTGCCAGGGATCGAAGGTGACGATGCCCTCCGGCGGCCAGACGCCGTCCTTGATCGGGCTGTCCGGCCCCATCGGATACATGGCGTTCTTGATGAAGGCCCAGAACCAGGCGACGAAGAACATCACCTCGGACATGATGAACAGGATGAAGCCGTATTGCAGGCCGATG
This Paracoccus pantotrophus DNA region includes the following protein-coding sequences:
- a CDS encoding cytochrome c oxidase subunit 3, whose protein sequence is MAHVKNHDYQILPPSIWPFLGAIGAFVMLTGAVAWMKGITVLGLPVEGPWMFLIGLAAVLYTMFGWWVDVVNEGESGEHTPVVRIGLQYGFILFIMSEVMFFVAWFWAFIKNAMYPMGPDSPIKDGVWPPEGIVTFDPWHLPLINTLILLLSGVAVTWAHHAFVHDGDRKTTINGLIVAVILGICFTGLQAYEYSHAAFGLADTVYAGTFFMATGFHGAHVIIGTIFLFVCLIRLLKGQMTQQQHVGFEAAAWYWHFVDVVWLFLFVVIYIWGR